Proteins from a single region of Paramormyrops kingsleyae isolate MSU_618 chromosome 9, PKINGS_0.4, whole genome shotgun sequence:
- the emg1 gene encoding ribosomal RNA small subunit methyltransferase NEP1 codes for MAAYTGGKRGLEHLDEYEPKPAKQMRNLHEKMSEKRLVVVLEGATLETVKVGKSFELLNCDQHKSMIIKNGRDPGTVRPDITHQCLLMLMDSPLNRAGLLQVYIHTEKNALIEINPQTRIPRTFARFCGLMVQLLHKLKVRAADGPQRLLRLIRNPVSDHLPPGCPRMAMSFSAAGGAVCPRTLVPSEGPATVVIGAFAHGSVNVDYTEKTVSISNYPLSAALTCAKVCSAYEEVWGVL; via the exons ATGGCAGCATACACAGGAGGCAAGCGTGGTCTGGAACATTTGGATGAATATGAACCTAAACCGGCTAAACAAATGCGAAACCTTCACGAAAAAATGTCGGAGAAAAGGCTTGTTGTTGTTCTTGAAGGAGCGACGTTAGAAACAGTGAAG GTTGGAAAATCCTTTGAACTTCTGAACTGCGATCAACACAAGAGCATGATTATTAAAAATGGAAGAGATCCTGGCACCGTCCGACCTGATATCACGCACCAG TGTTTGCTGATGTTAATGGACAGTCCTCTGAATCGTGCTGGATTGCTGCAGGTTTATAttcatacagaaaaaaatgctttgaTTGAGATCAACCCTCAGACACGTATTCCTCGCACTTTTGCACGTTTTTGTGGACTAATGG TCCAGCTCCTGCACAAGCTGAAAGTGAGGGCTGCTGACGGACCGCAGCGCTTACTCAGGCTCATCAGAAACCCGGTTTCGGACCACCTGCCGCCGGGCTGCCCCCGCATGGCTATGTCCTTCTCTGCGGCGGGTGGTGCTGTGTGCCCCAGGACCTTGGTTCCCAGTGAGGGTCCTGCCACTGTGGTTATAGGAGCATTTGCACATGGATCG GTGAACGTGGATTATACAGAAAAAACGGTCTCTATCAGTAACTACCCCCTGTCTGCAGCTTTGACATGTGCCAAGGTGTGTTCTGCGTATGAGGAAGTTTGGGGTGTTTTATGA